Proteins encoded together in one Deinococcus irradiatisoli window:
- a CDS encoding glycoside hydrolase family 43 protein codes for MTCSRTRLLTSLLCAALLGFPASAGGAGAPAPRASAPAAIQTTMTKTFKNPVLDINFPDPFILRVGDTYHAYATNGAGGNVPHAVSSDLVHWQMAGDVLPLLPSWAEPGLTWAPEVSHLGGRYQLYFTAHDKNTQRQCVGVAVADSPAGPFMSDATAPLVCQADEGGSIDASPFVDDDGKVYLLWKNDGNCCNLATHLYIQPLSADGLTLGGKPTSLLVNDQLWEGRVIEAPTLHKQGGVYYLLYSAGPFDSDLYSVGYATSKSVTGPYQKAEENPVLFSDGEVAGPGHQSVFSDAAGQTWMVYHAWTAGQIGDDVGYRSMRLDKVNFSGGKVTVNGPTTTTQPAPKAQP; via the coding sequence ATGACCTGCTCCCGCACCCGCCTTCTCACGTCCCTGCTGTGCGCTGCCCTGCTGGGCTTTCCAGCGTCGGCGGGCGGGGCCGGCGCACCCGCTCCCCGCGCCAGCGCTCCCGCTGCCATACAAACCACCATGACCAAGACCTTCAAAAATCCGGTGCTGGACATCAACTTCCCCGATCCCTTCATCCTGCGGGTGGGGGACACCTACCACGCCTACGCCACCAACGGCGCGGGCGGCAACGTGCCGCATGCCGTGAGCAGCGACCTGGTTCACTGGCAGATGGCAGGCGACGTGCTGCCGCTGCTGCCGAGCTGGGCCGAGCCGGGCCTGACCTGGGCGCCGGAAGTCTCGCACCTGGGCGGGCGCTACCAGCTGTACTTCACCGCCCACGACAAAAACACCCAGCGCCAGTGCGTGGGCGTGGCGGTGGCCGACAGCCCGGCGGGACCGTTCATGTCAGACGCGACCGCGCCGCTGGTGTGTCAGGCCGACGAGGGCGGCAGCATCGACGCCAGCCCCTTTGTCGACGATGACGGCAAGGTCTACCTGCTGTGGAAGAACGACGGCAACTGCTGCAACCTGGCGACCCATCTCTACATCCAGCCGCTCAGCGCCGACGGGCTGACCCTCGGCGGCAAGCCGACCAGCCTCTTGGTGAACGACCAGCTGTGGGAAGGCCGGGTCATCGAAGCGCCCACCCTTCACAAGCAGGGCGGGGTGTATTACCTCCTGTACTCGGCCGGGCCGTTCGACAGCGACCTGTATTCGGTGGGCTACGCCACCAGCAAGAGCGTCACCGGGCCGTACCAGAAAGCCGAGGAGAATCCGGTGCTGTTCAGTGACGGCGAAGTGGCTGGCCCCGGGCACCAATCGGTGTTCAGCGACGCTGCGGGCCAGACCTGGATGGTGTACCACGCCTGGACGGCCGGCCAGATCGGTGACGATGTGGGTTACCGCAGCATGCGCCTGGACAAGGTGAACTTCAGCGGCGGCAAGGTGACGGTCAATGG